Proteins encoded together in one Chryseobacterium taklimakanense window:
- a CDS encoding NAD-dependent epimerase/dehydratase family protein, with the protein MVLVTGATGILGRVIVLELLKRGKIVRAAKRKSSNLDEVRHSFQFYTESPDDFFNKIEWMNVDFEDIDSLKSALDGVQEVYHCAAKVSFHPKDRREMYHTNIEGTKNLLYACENSSVQKFLFVSSMAVFDGVNEDGMVDENSDFNPKFDHSDYAVSKHFSEMEVWRAAAEGLNVTIINPGIIIGSGNWNSSSGELFESLRKYPFAMSGTSAYVDVRDVAKIAVDLLEKNIFNEKFILISENKKFADMANLVREKLGIGPVKILSKSVLKLGYAGNLLFGWAFPPLRMINKVNLDSVTSNNLVSNQKIKEKLDYQFIPVAESVDFHLKNYIKDRRPKPGA; encoded by the coding sequence ATGGTTCTGGTCACCGGCGCAACAGGAATTCTCGGAAGAGTTATCGTTTTAGAACTGCTGAAACGCGGAAAAATCGTGCGTGCGGCAAAGCGGAAATCCAGTAATTTGGATGAGGTTCGCCATTCTTTTCAGTTTTATACCGAAAGTCCTGACGATTTCTTTAATAAAATTGAATGGATGAATGTTGATTTTGAAGACATTGATTCATTGAAATCGGCATTAGATGGCGTGCAGGAAGTTTATCACTGCGCGGCGAAAGTCAGTTTTCATCCTAAAGACCGCAGGGAAATGTACCACACCAATATCGAGGGCACAAAAAATCTCCTTTACGCCTGTGAAAATTCTTCGGTGCAGAAGTTCCTCTTCGTAAGTTCGATGGCGGTTTTCGACGGTGTAAATGAAGACGGAATGGTGGATGAAAATTCCGATTTCAACCCAAAGTTTGACCATTCTGACTATGCGGTTTCCAAGCATTTTTCTGAAATGGAAGTTTGGCGTGCGGCTGCTGAAGGGCTGAATGTCACCATCATCAATCCCGGAATCATCATCGGCAGCGGCAACTGGAACTCGAGCAGCGGCGAACTTTTTGAAAGTTTAAGGAAGTATCCCTTTGCCATGAGCGGTACTTCAGCGTATGTCGATGTGCGCGACGTTGCCAAAATTGCGGTTGATCTTCTGGAAAAAAATATTTTCAACGAGAAATTCATTCTCATCTCAGAAAATAAAAAGTTTGCCGATATGGCGAATTTGGTTCGCGAAAAACTCGGCATTGGGCCAGTAAAAATCCTTTCGAAATCCGTTCTGAAATTGGGCTACGCCGGCAATTTGCTGTTCGGATGGGCTTTCCCGCCACTGCGGATGATCAATAAAGTAAATCTGGATAGCGTTACCAGCAATAATCTGGTTTCAAACCAAAAAATAAAAGAAAAACTTGATTATCAGTTTATTCCCGTAGCGGAAAGCGTTGATTTTCATTTAAAAAATTATATAAAAGACCGAAGACCTAAGCCCGGAGCCTGA
- a CDS encoding phytase encodes MKKTVFYIALCSALVQCTSLKLGKKVQPTVITEQVNFDTDDPAIWINPQDASKSLIIGTDKETDGGLFVFDLNGKIVNKVPGLKRPNNVDVEYGFNFQGKKIDIAVTTERQQNKIRIYEVPSMKEIGAISVFEGETDRDPMGISIYKNPQTEEIFAVVGRKFGPSGTYLWQYKLSESNGKVTGEVVRKFGNFSGKKEIESIAVDDELGFIYYSDEGFGVRKYYADPAKGNQELALFGQKDFKEDVEGISIYDTGNGKGYILISNQQANTFNVYRREGDNGNANQHSRIAEIPVSTKESDGSEVVNVNLGPQFPNGVFVAMTNGKVFHYYDWREFQKIIDEQSQSK; translated from the coding sequence ATGAAAAAAACAGTTTTTTATATCGCACTTTGCTCCGCATTGGTACAGTGTACATCTTTGAAATTGGGTAAAAAGGTGCAACCAACGGTAATCACGGAGCAGGTGAATTTTGATACCGATGATCCCGCAATCTGGATCAATCCACAGGATGCTTCGAAATCTTTAATCATCGGAACCGACAAAGAAACGGATGGCGGCCTTTTTGTTTTTGATTTGAATGGAAAAATTGTGAACAAAGTTCCGGGTTTAAAGCGTCCTAACAACGTAGATGTAGAATACGGATTTAATTTTCAGGGTAAAAAAATCGATATAGCAGTTACTACGGAAAGACAGCAGAACAAGATCAGAATTTACGAAGTTCCCTCGATGAAAGAAATTGGGGCAATCAGTGTTTTTGAAGGCGAAACTGATCGCGACCCGATGGGAATTTCAATCTATAAGAACCCGCAGACTGAAGAAATTTTTGCAGTTGTAGGCAGAAAATTCGGCCCGAGCGGAACTTACCTTTGGCAGTACAAACTTTCAGAAAGCAACGGGAAAGTTACCGGGGAAGTTGTAAGGAAGTTCGGAAATTTCAGCGGTAAAAAAGAAATAGAAAGCATTGCCGTTGATGATGAACTGGGTTTCATCTATTATTCTGATGAAGGATTCGGTGTTCGCAAATATTATGCAGATCCGGCAAAAGGAAATCAGGAACTCGCACTTTTTGGGCAAAAAGATTTTAAAGAAGATGTGGAGGGAATTTCGATTTATGACACCGGCAACGGAAAAGGATACATTTTGATTTCAAATCAGCAAGCCAATACCTTCAACGTTTACAGGCGCGAAGGCGACAATGGAAATGCGAACCAACATTCCAGAATTGCAGAAATTCCGGTTTCTACAAAGGAAAGTGACGGTTCAGAAGTGGTCAATGTCAATCTCGGACCCCAATTTCCGAATGGCGTTTTTGTGGCGATGACCAACGGAAAGGTATTTCATTACTACGATTGGCGCGAATTTCAGAAAATTATTGATGAGCAGTCGCAGTCAAAGTAA
- a CDS encoding TonB-dependent receptor yields the protein MKRVLCSVLFCASAYIFAQTGTVSGKINDENKIALPGAKIKLTPGNIFTTSDANGNFVFLNVPEGNYTMTVDYLGYGTASYPVTVNESGIVQNIVLDPKSATIEAVNVVGFGRQSQARALNTQKNNPNITNVISTEQIGKFPDSNIGDALKRVPGITMQNDQGEARDIIIRGLAPELNSVTLNGNRIPSAEGDNRKVQMDLIPADMIQLVEVNKTLTSDMDADAIGGSVNLNTKTPTNKERLSLTTASGFNPIRNKFTFNNGFFYGNRFFGGAVGLALNGSYNLQDYGSDNVEAVWKEGKASEAFIGEMDIRKYDVKRERKSVGANLDFKINSKNALALGALYNWRDDLENRYRLRFNSVKENFDKKTGEFLGYTADLRTQTKGGIMNDLNEGSRLERQIMQNYFIKGDHIIGSKIDMEWGASFSRAEEQRPNERYTDYQVKGVALDKNFDSEEQPLLKPLTQPALKDYKFRTLTEQNGMTFEDEITGKLNFRFPFSIISEQKGRLRIGGKARIKTKERDNDFFDYKPVASNTLYSTLDKVNRVFWDGKNYNPSEKYVPGWFASKEHLGGLNLKNSAMFTESDEPSEYLGLNYKAKEYIYAGYLRWDQNFSDVFSMIAGLRLENTQIDYTGNVIEDEEDLTGTRQIKNDYTNYLPSLAFKYTPVENLVLRAAYSTALARPSYYKLSPFVSIIPGDNDISAGNPNLKASYAHNFDVMAEKYFKSVGLISLGGFYKKINDFIYDYRDNKFSYDKFSAEFPDITNVLVQGQDYTFLQSKNGESVNVYGFEVALQKQLDFLPGFARFFNLYANYTYTKSETKGIYAADGTLREGLMLPGTAPHMFNSSLAWENKKFSARISVNHAAAYLDELGADAFEDRYYDKQTFVDFNASYAIKEWMRFFVEANNLTNQPLRYYQGVKSRTAQMEYYMPRYTFGFKFDF from the coding sequence ATGAAAAGAGTTTTATGTTCGGTGCTGTTCTGTGCTTCAGCCTATATTTTTGCGCAGACAGGAACAGTATCGGGAAAGATTAATGATGAAAACAAAATTGCTTTGCCCGGAGCAAAAATCAAATTAACTCCAGGAAACATCTTCACCACTTCAGACGCTAACGGTAACTTTGTTTTCCTGAACGTTCCTGAAGGAAACTATACCATGACGGTGGATTATTTGGGTTACGGCACAGCGAGTTATCCGGTAACGGTAAATGAATCGGGTATCGTGCAGAACATCGTTCTGGATCCGAAATCGGCAACCATAGAAGCTGTAAATGTCGTGGGTTTCGGCCGTCAGAGCCAGGCAAGAGCGTTAAATACCCAGAAAAACAATCCTAATATTACCAACGTTATTTCTACGGAGCAAATCGGTAAATTCCCGGATTCCAATATCGGTGATGCCTTAAAGCGTGTACCTGGAATCACGATGCAGAACGACCAGGGCGAAGCGCGCGACATCATCATCCGCGGTCTTGCACCGGAGCTGAACTCTGTAACACTTAACGGAAACAGGATTCCTTCTGCGGAAGGCGATAACCGAAAAGTTCAGATGGACCTTATCCCTGCAGATATGATCCAACTGGTAGAGGTGAACAAAACTCTAACATCAGATATGGATGCCGATGCGATCGGTGGTTCGGTAAACTTGAATACCAAAACGCCAACCAACAAGGAAAGACTTTCACTGACGACCGCTTCAGGCTTCAATCCAATCCGTAACAAATTTACCTTCAACAACGGGTTTTTCTACGGAAACAGATTCTTTGGCGGTGCTGTCGGGCTTGCGTTGAACGGATCTTATAACCTACAGGATTACGGTTCTGATAATGTAGAAGCGGTTTGGAAAGAAGGTAAAGCTTCAGAAGCTTTCATCGGTGAAATGGACATCAGAAAATACGATGTGAAGCGTGAACGTAAGTCTGTAGGTGCAAACCTTGATTTCAAGATCAACAGTAAGAATGCCCTTGCTTTAGGCGCACTTTACAACTGGAGAGACGATTTGGAAAACCGTTACAGGCTGCGTTTCAACAGCGTAAAAGAAAATTTCGACAAAAAAACCGGTGAATTCTTGGGTTATACAGCTGATTTAAGAACGCAAACCAAAGGCGGAATCATGAATGACCTTAACGAAGGTTCAAGGCTTGAGCGCCAGATTATGCAGAATTATTTCATTAAAGGTGACCACATCATCGGCTCAAAAATCGATATGGAATGGGGCGCATCCTTCTCCAGAGCAGAAGAACAAAGGCCGAACGAAAGATATACAGATTATCAGGTGAAAGGCGTTGCGCTTGATAAAAATTTCGACAGCGAAGAGCAGCCTTTACTTAAACCGCTGACTCAGCCGGCTTTAAAAGATTATAAATTCAGAACACTTACAGAGCAGAACGGGATGACGTTTGAAGACGAAATTACGGGTAAACTGAATTTCAGATTTCCTTTCTCCATCATCAGCGAACAGAAAGGACGTTTGAGAATCGGCGGTAAGGCGAGGATCAAAACTAAAGAAAGAGATAATGATTTCTTCGATTACAAACCTGTAGCTTCCAATACTTTATATTCTACTTTGGATAAAGTGAACCGCGTATTCTGGGATGGGAAAAATTATAACCCAAGCGAAAAATACGTTCCGGGATGGTTTGCAAGCAAAGAACACTTGGGCGGTTTAAATCTGAAAAACTCAGCGATGTTTACAGAGAGTGACGAACCCTCAGAATATTTAGGTCTTAATTACAAAGCCAAAGAATATATTTATGCCGGATATCTGCGTTGGGATCAGAATTTTAGCGATGTATTCTCGATGATTGCCGGTTTAAGGCTTGAAAACACGCAAATCGACTACACAGGGAACGTCATTGAGGATGAAGAGGATTTGACAGGAACCCGCCAGATCAAAAACGATTATACCAACTATTTACCAAGCCTGGCGTTCAAATACACACCGGTTGAAAATCTGGTTCTCCGTGCAGCTTATTCCACAGCTTTGGCGAGGCCGAGCTATTACAAACTTTCTCCTTTCGTAAGCATTATACCCGGAGACAACGATATTTCTGCAGGTAACCCGAATCTGAAAGCATCTTATGCACACAATTTTGACGTGATGGCTGAAAAATATTTCAAGTCTGTAGGTTTGATCTCATTGGGTGGTTTCTACAAAAAGATCAATGATTTCATCTACGATTACCGGGACAATAAATTCAGTTACGATAAATTCTCCGCAGAATTTCCGGATATTACCAACGTTTTGGTGCAGGGCCAGGATTACACGTTCCTTCAGTCGAAAAACGGAGAAAGTGTAAACGTTTACGGTTTCGAGGTGGCTTTGCAGAAGCAGCTCGATTTCCTTCCTGGATTTGCGAGATTCTTCAACCTTTACGCCAACTATACCTACACCAAATCTGAAACAAAAGGAATTTACGCTGCGGACGGAACTTTAAGAGAAGGCCTTATGTTGCCTGGTACGGCACCACATATGTTCAACTCTTCTCTGGCCTGGGAAAACAAGAAATTCTCCGCAAGGATTTCAGTGAACCATGCTGCAGCTTATCTTGATGAACTTGGTGCAGATGCTTTCGAGGACCGCTACTATGATAAGCAGACTTTTGTGGATTTCAATGCGTCCTATGCAATCAAGGAATGGATGAGGTTCTTCGTGGAGGCCAACAACCTTACCAACCAGCCTTTAAGATATTATCAGGGTGTGAAGAGCAGAACCGCACAGATGGAATACTATATGCCGAGATATACTTTCGGTTTCAAGTTTGACTTTTAA
- a CDS encoding alpha/beta fold hydrolase: MVDQILHSKIYGEEKPGTPLFVFHGLFGMLDNWGSFGKEFGDYFSVHLIDLRNHGKSFHSDEMSHDDLAHDITHYMQHYGIEKANLLGHSLGGKAVMQFAVKYPLKVEKLIVADISPKAYPPHHQGIIKALETVDFNEMKSRQEVEEHLTSYIPEKSVVQFLAKNLYWNDENGEKKLAWRFNLKTLSEKYNEFVANAIKFGVYNGPTLFIAGEKSNYILPQDEFLIKQQFPDFKIVKIPNAGHWVQAENPTDFNKAVKDFIFDTHQA, encoded by the coding sequence ATGGTAGATCAAATTTTACACTCAAAAATTTACGGAGAAGAAAAGCCAGGAACGCCGCTGTTTGTTTTTCACGGACTTTTTGGGATGCTCGACAACTGGGGAAGTTTCGGAAAGGAATTCGGCGATTATTTTTCGGTCCATTTGATCGATTTGCGGAATCACGGGAAGAGTTTTCACTCCGACGAAATGTCCCACGACGATTTGGCGCACGATATCACGCATTATATGCAGCATTACGGGATTGAAAAAGCCAATCTTCTAGGCCATTCCCTTGGCGGAAAAGCCGTGATGCAGTTCGCGGTAAAATATCCTTTGAAAGTGGAAAAACTTATTGTGGCCGACATTTCTCCGAAAGCGTACCCGCCACACCATCAGGGAATTATAAAGGCTTTGGAAACGGTTGATTTTAATGAAATGAAATCGCGACAGGAAGTGGAGGAGCATTTAACGTCCTATATTCCCGAAAAATCTGTGGTTCAGTTTTTGGCGAAAAATCTGTATTGGAATGACGAAAACGGAGAGAAAAAACTCGCGTGGCGCTTCAATCTGAAAACACTTTCGGAAAAATACAATGAGTTTGTGGCCAATGCCATTAAATTTGGGGTTTACAACGGTCCGACTTTGTTTATAGCTGGTGAAAAATCCAATTATATTCTTCCACAAGACGAATTTCTGATCAAACAGCAGTTTCCTGATTTTAAAATTGTTAAAATTCCAAATGCCGGCCACTGGGTCCAGGCCGAAAATCCAACCGATTTTAATAAGGCAGTTAAAGATTTTATTTTTGATACACACCAGGCTTAG
- a CDS encoding pyridoxine 5'-phosphate synthase, giving the protein MTKLSVNINKIATLRNARGGDFPSVTEAAVKIQAFGAQGITIHPRPDERHITRKDVYDLKPLVYTEFNIEGNPHRSFVDMVLEVKPEQVTLVPDADDAITSNAGWDCKKHQDFLKEVISEFKNAGIRTSIFLDPNPEMVEYAATTGTDRIELYTEAYAKEYLTDKEAAIKPYYQTALKATEYGLGINAGHDLSLENLKYFADNIPNLLEVSIGHALIGEALYMGMENTVQAYLKRLAVW; this is encoded by the coding sequence ATGACAAAACTAAGTGTAAATATCAATAAAATAGCCACTTTGCGTAATGCTAGAGGCGGCGACTTCCCAAGTGTAACCGAAGCAGCTGTGAAAATTCAGGCATTTGGCGCGCAGGGAATTACCATCCACCCGAGGCCGGATGAAAGGCACATTACCAGAAAAGATGTGTACGATCTGAAACCTTTGGTTTATACGGAATTTAATATCGAAGGGAATCCGCACCGTTCCTTCGTCGATATGGTTCTGGAAGTAAAGCCGGAACAGGTGACTCTGGTTCCCGATGCGGATGACGCCATCACTTCAAACGCTGGTTGGGACTGCAAAAAACATCAGGATTTTTTGAAGGAAGTCATTTCTGAATTTAAAAATGCCGGAATCCGCACGTCGATATTCCTTGATCCGAATCCTGAAATGGTGGAATACGCTGCAACAACCGGAACGGACAGAATTGAACTTTATACCGAAGCGTACGCCAAAGAATATTTAACCGATAAAGAAGCCGCGATAAAGCCTTATTACCAAACCGCCCTGAAAGCCACGGAATACGGTTTGGGAATCAACGCCGGACACGATTTAAGCCTTGAAAATCTGAAGTATTTTGCAGACAATATCCCCAATTTGCTTGAAGTTTCCATCGGTCACGCATTAATCGGTGAAGCACTTTACATGGGAATGGAAAACACGGTGCAGGCATATTTAAAAAGGTTAGCAGTATGGTAG
- a CDS encoding mechanosensitive ion channel family protein → MEKEIQQTKDFLQQVSDFIHYFVRDNVSDNWLVMVLVKLIFLGGLIYLLDFIFKTVINLIFKAFADEEKYPAIKAIYTSKITNTIAHFLVLIFASLAIKPLFEYRHPKTFPFFETLIQLGFVLVLGGLALRFLKAIKNYFFYKKDFYRIVALNAVSQTLKTIGIFIFTVIAFSVVFRISGTTILGSLGAITAVLVLVFRDTILGFMTGIHVATSKSLKVGDWIGIPKYNLEGTILEINLITTKIQNFDKTVSTIPTYDLLSTEIKNHQVMAEGNRRRIKKSIVFNINSFKFIDEELFERLKKVNLISEYLEEKASEISVERTDLKNPDFIINGRQLTNIGVFRRYALNYLKQDKDIDQNEVVLVRQLEITSQGMPLEIYCFSNRSAMEDYEEIQADIFDHLLASAKIFDLEIMQVNKI, encoded by the coding sequence ATGGAAAAGGAAATTCAACAAACCAAAGATTTCTTGCAGCAGGTCAGCGATTTCATTCATTATTTCGTTCGGGACAATGTTTCGGATAACTGGCTAGTAATGGTTTTGGTGAAGCTTATTTTCCTGGGTGGACTGATTTACCTGCTTGATTTTATTTTTAAAACGGTCATCAATCTTATTTTCAAAGCATTTGCTGATGAGGAGAAATATCCTGCTATAAAAGCAATTTATACCTCGAAAATCACGAATACCATAGCCCATTTTTTGGTTTTAATTTTTGCTTCACTCGCAATCAAACCGCTTTTTGAGTACCGGCATCCCAAGACTTTCCCTTTTTTTGAAACGCTCATCCAACTGGGCTTTGTGCTGGTTTTGGGCGGTTTAGCGTTGCGTTTTTTGAAGGCGATTAAAAATTATTTTTTCTACAAAAAAGACTTCTACAGAATTGTTGCACTGAATGCGGTTTCCCAAACGCTGAAGACTATTGGTATTTTTATTTTCACTGTGATTGCTTTTTCCGTGGTTTTCAGAATAAGCGGAACCACTATCTTAGGAAGTTTAGGGGCGATTACGGCTGTTTTGGTGCTCGTATTCCGCGACACGATTTTAGGATTTATGACCGGAATTCATGTGGCAACATCCAAAAGCCTGAAAGTAGGCGACTGGATTGGGATCCCCAAATATAACCTTGAAGGAACCATCCTGGAAATTAACCTGATTACCACAAAAATTCAGAATTTTGACAAAACGGTGTCTACGATTCCCACTTACGATCTGCTTTCTACGGAAATAAAAAACCATCAGGTGATGGCGGAAGGCAACCGTCGCAGAATTAAAAAATCTATTGTTTTCAATATCAATTCATTTAAATTTATTGATGAAGAACTTTTTGAAAGGCTGAAAAAAGTGAACCTGATCTCTGAATATCTTGAAGAAAAGGCGTCTGAGATTTCTGTGGAAAGAACAGACCTGAAAAATCCGGATTTCATCATCAACGGAAGGCAGCTTACCAATATCGGCGTTTTCCGCAGATATGCTTTAAACTATCTGAAACAGGATAAAGACATTGACCAGAATGAAGTCGTTTTAGTGCGACAGCTTGAAATAACTTCGCAGGGGATGCCGTTGGAAATTTACTGCTTCTCGAACCGTTCGGCGATGGAAGATTATGAAGAAATTCAGGCTGATATCTTTGACCACTTACTGGCTTCAGCAAAGATTTTCGACCTGGAAATTATGCAGGTGAATAAAATTTAA
- a CDS encoding DUF456 domain-containing protein gives MDTSLISLVSIILLVLGLLGTFLPVLPGLLLSLCGLLIYKFGTDAPLSMVYIWIFVILTAVSTVLNYVIPAKTNRKYGGTRWGSIGSIIGTLAGIFFIPVPFGFLIGMFLGVFIGELLHDSTDKKKAWNSTKGAFIGFIYGAGFNFMVALAMLLVVIIDIF, from the coding sequence ATGGATACCAGCCTTATTTCACTCGTCAGTATCATCCTTTTGGTTTTAGGATTATTAGGGACTTTTTTGCCCGTGCTACCGGGGCTTCTCCTTAGTTTATGCGGACTTTTAATCTATAAATTCGGGACCGATGCACCATTATCAATGGTTTACATCTGGATTTTTGTAATTCTCACAGCAGTTTCCACAGTTTTAAATTATGTGATCCCCGCGAAAACCAACCGCAAATACGGCGGAACGCGCTGGGGCAGCATCGGCTCTATTATCGGGACCCTTGCCGGAATATTTTTCATTCCTGTGCCCTTCGGGTTTTTAATAGGCATGTTTCTGGGCGTTTTCATCGGCGAACTCCTGCACGATTCCACCGACAAAAAAAAGGCCTGGAACTCCACCAAAGGCGCTTTTATCGGATTTATTTATGGTGCCGGTTTCAATTTTATGGTGGCTTTGGCAATGCTTTTGGTGGTAATCATCGATATATTCTAA
- a CDS encoding uracil-DNA glycosylase: MSWTEVLAPIKNSEYFETLWQKVKEEYASTNCFPPKNQIFRALELTPFDEVKVVIIGQDPYHGDFQANGLCFSVSDQVKAPPSLQNIYKELKEDLGIEKTTNELDDWATQGVLLLNATLTVRAHSPNSHKDLGWERFTNFIIKEISDKKENVVFVLWGAFAQKKEELIDPSKHLIIKSAHPSPFSVHRGFFGSKPFSKINDYLVSKGNTPINW, encoded by the coding sequence CTGTCCTGGACCGAAGTGCTCGCTCCGATAAAAAATTCAGAATATTTCGAAACGCTTTGGCAAAAAGTGAAGGAAGAATACGCTTCCACCAATTGTTTCCCGCCAAAAAATCAGATTTTCCGGGCGTTGGAACTTACGCCTTTTGATGAAGTGAAGGTCGTTATTATCGGTCAGGATCCGTACCACGGCGATTTTCAGGCGAACGGTTTGTGCTTTTCGGTTTCGGATCAGGTGAAAGCACCGCCTTCGCTTCAGAATATTTACAAAGAATTAAAGGAAGATCTAGGCATAGAAAAAACCACCAACGAACTGGACGACTGGGCAACCCAGGGCGTTTTACTGCTGAATGCTACGCTCACTGTTCGGGCACATTCTCCAAATTCTCACAAAGATTTGGGTTGGGAGCGGTTTACCAATTTCATCATTAAAGAAATTTCTGACAAAAAGGAAAATGTTGTGTTTGTTCTTTGGGGCGCCTTTGCGCAAAAAAAAGAGGAACTGATAGATCCCTCTAAACATTTGATTATTAAATCTGCACATCCGTCGCCTTTTTCGGTTCACCGCGGCTTTTTTGGGAGCAAGCCTTTTTCGAAGATTAATGATTACCTCGTTTCGAAGGGCAACACGCCGATAAACTGGTAA